In Actinoplanes derwentensis, the following proteins share a genomic window:
- a CDS encoding DUF2530 domain-containing protein — MTDLSPATQTGHTLPAALAVVTGTKPRPAPLDPPMVPFALTGAAAFAVALLSTWLGGAPDSIVQICLAGLLWGIPGTLTMVVHDRNRKRRRALTHPEFHTTD; from the coding sequence GTGACTGACCTGTCTCCCGCCACGCAAACCGGGCATACGCTGCCGGCGGCTCTCGCCGTGGTGACCGGGACGAAACCGCGCCCCGCACCACTCGACCCGCCGATGGTCCCGTTCGCACTGACCGGGGCCGCCGCCTTCGCCGTGGCCCTGCTGTCCACCTGGCTGGGCGGGGCGCCGGACTCCATCGTTCAGATCTGCCTGGCCGGCCTGCTCTGGGGCATTCCGGGCACGCTGACGATGGTCGTGCACGATCGGAACCGGAAACGCCGCCGGGCTCTGACCCACCCGGAGTTCCACACCACCGACTAG